The Cryptococcus neoformans var. neoformans B-3501A chromosome 4, whole genome shotgun sequence genome has a window encoding:
- a CDS encoding hypothetical protein (HMMPfam hit to Pkinase, Protein kinase domain, score: 310.9, E(): 1.9e-90), with protein MSSQNVSGLMAGLSLYAPQSPKGSKAQQAGKTQESSHSSQSQNRLPPVLKKYMNPGLVRPPNSGLANNSHPSSSYSDPSSRGPLLTLAGVNVSYPKSGTVSPMNKSKGAIGHHSAHGIHGPAHSTSSRAMASSINPGASKHAVTTSSSHITNLVSENCKSLELGRYDGGLEEDEANHGDASGPTAKMLELSSVSEGAIPLSLPSFTIGRPLGKGKFGRVYLARSKAPPHFIVALKCLHKAEIIQGKVESQVRREIEIQQNLRHPNILRLYGYFHDSKRIFLVLEFAAKGELYKQLSRLGRFDEKKSSRYIAQMADALSYLHRKHVIHRDIKPENLLIGLNGELKIGDFGWSVHAPSNRRSTLCGTLDYLPPEMVEGKEHTAAVDLWALGVLTYEFVVGGPPFEDLSGNAATYRRIRNVDLHVPSWISPEATDLIKRLLRYKPEDRLPLSQVMIHPWIKMYEKKRSASNGIRRS; from the exons ATGTCCTCGCAGAATGTTTCTGGCCTCATGGCCGGTCTATCTCTCTATGCTCCGCAGTCTCCCAAAGGGTCCAAAGCACAACAAGCGGGCAAGACGCAGGAGTCATCTCACTCTTCTCAGTCTCAGAATAGGCTTCCTCCGGTGCTCAAGAAATATATGAATCCAGGCCTCGTCCGCCCTCCCAACAGTGGTCTTGCCAACAACAGTCAtccgtcttcctcttaCTCAGATCCATCATCACGCGGTCCGCTCCTTACCCTTGCGGGTGTCAATGTCTCATATCCCAAATCGGGCACAGTCTCTCCTATGAACAAATCTAAGGGTGCCATCGGGCACCATTCTGCTCATGGGATCCACGGACCAGCCCATTCAACCTCCTCAAGAGCGATGGCGTCTTCCATCAATCCTGGCGCTTCGAAACATGCTGTAACGACTAGTTCTTCACATATCACTAATTTAGTTTCGGAGAACTGCAAGAGTCTAGAATTGGGGCGGTATGATGGCggcttggaagaagatgaagcaaATCATGGGGATGCCAGTGGGCCTACAGCCAAAATGCTTGAGCTGTCTAGTGTCAG CGAGGGTGCAATTCCCTTGTCCCTACCATCGTTCACTATTGGCCGCCCGTTGGGTAAAGGTAAATTCGGTCGCGTATACCTTGCTAGATCTAAGGCACCTCCTCACTTTATTGTCGCCCTCAAATGTCTCCATAAGGCAGAAATCATTCAGGGTAAGGTAGAAAGCCAGGTGCGGAGAGAGATAGAAATTCAGCAAAACTTGAG GCATCCTAATATTCTTCGTCTCTATGGATACTTCCATGACAGCAAACGTATATTTTTGGTCCTAGAATTCGCCGCAAAGGGGGAATTGTACAAACAGCTGTCTAGATTAGGCAGGTTTGACGAAAAGAAGAGTAGTCGA TATATAGCTCAGATGGCCGATGCTTTGTCTTACTTGCACAGAAAGCATGTCATTCACCGAGATATCAAACCTGAAAATCTTCTCATCGGTTTGAATGGCGAGCTCAAAATCGGCGACTTTGGCTGGAGTGTG CATGCACCAAGTAATCGCCGCAGCACGCTTTGTGGAACTCTTGATTATCTTCCCCCTGAGATGGTAGAGGGCAAGGAGCATACTGCAGCTGTCGATCTGTGGGCATTAGGTGTGCTAACTTACGAGTTTGTCGTCGGTGGACCCCCGTTCGAG GATCTCTCTGGAAACGCCGCTACATACCGGCGAATAAGGAATGTTGATTTACACGTTCCTTCTTGGATTTCTCCCGAAGCCACTGATCTCATCAAAAGA CTCCTTCGGTACAAACCTGAGGACCGTTTACCTCTGTCCCAGGTCATGATTCACCCGTGGATCAAGATGtatgagaagaaaagatcggCAAGTAACGGGATCAGGAGGTCATAA
- a CDS encoding hypothetical protein (Match to ESTs gb|CF189193.1|CF189193, gb|CF189192.1|CF189192; HMMPfam hit to AAA, ATPase family associated with various cellular activities (AAA), score: 239.9, E(): 4.4e-69), whose protein sequence is MAPRDIGRVFMDVAFFAASQVALYYTLRYVVSSLDPASGSSRKAKEKSKSLLAQTGLSEAQLASLELDEYEQAIAAEIVPPSSIDVTFEGIGGLDDIIASLRETVIYPLTFPELFGSGNGLLSAPKGVLLYGHPGCGKTMLAKALAKESGATFINLPLSSLTNKWFGESNKLVAGLFSLAKKLQPSIIFIDEIDSLFRERSAGDHEVTAMMKAEFMTLWDGLTTGSDSRILVLGATNRPNDIDPAILRRMPKRFAIRLPNHEQRVKILTLMLMHTRLASDFSIEKLAQRTDGLSGSDLRETCRNAVMTPVQELMREKGKSGVQGLEKARKEGFQIRPLNMDDFVLHDSHAYAYVDPSRRPPGAYVTESLD, encoded by the exons ATGGCCCCCAGAGATATCGGAAGAGTATTTATGGACG TTGCATTTTTTGCGGCTTCTCAAGTCGCCCTCTATTATACCCTTCGATATGTCGTGTCATCACTGGATCCCGCATCCGGTTCCTCGAGAAAAGCTaaagagaagagcaagagtCTCCTTGCCCAGACGGGCCTCTCGGAAGCGCAACTAGCGTCGCTTGAGTTAGACGAGTATGAGCAAGCCATTGCCGCCGAGATAGTACCACCTTCATCGATCGACGTCACATTCGAGGGAATAGGAGGTCTAGACGATATTATTGCGAGCTTGAGGGAAACAGTTATATATCCTCTAACCTTTCCAGAGCTTTTCGGCAGTGGAAATGGATTGTTGAGTGCTCCAAAAGGAGTGCTGTTATATGGACATCCAGGGTGTGGTAAAACGATGCTGGCTAAGGCTTTGGCAAAGGAGAGTGGGGCCACTTTTATaaaccttcctctttcgagTCT GACAAACAAATGGTTCGGCGAATCTAATAAACTTGTTGCTGGGCTCTTTTCACTTGCGAAAAAGCTGCAGCCTAGTATC ATTTTCATCGATGAGATCGATAGTCTCTTCAGAGAAAGATCGGCTGGAGACCACGAAGTGACTGCAATGATGAAAGCCGAGTTCATGAC TCTCTGGGATGGTTTGACCACCGGCAGCGATTCTAGAATATTAGTTCTAGGAGCAACCAATCGACCAAATGA CATCGATCCCGCAATTCTTCGACGGATGCCTAAGAGATTTGCTATTCGCCTTCCCAATCATGAGCAACGAGTCAAAATCCTCACGCTCATGCTCATGCACACAAGACTTGCGTCTGATTTCTCCATTGAAAAGCTTGCGCAACGCACAGATGGTCTTTCTGGGTCAGACCTCCGTGAAACTTGTCGAAATGCAGTCATGACGCCCGTGCAAGAGCTGATgcgagaaaaagggaaaagtgGAGTACAAGGCTTGGAAAAGGCTCGGAAAGAG GGTTTCCAAATACGACCTCTCAACATGGACGATTTTGTTCTGCATGATTCCCATGCCTATGCCTATGTCGATCCCAGCAGGAGACCTCCAGGAGCATATGTCACGGAGTCGCTTGATTGA
- a CDS encoding hypothetical protein (Match to EST gb|CF188639.1|CF188639): MEVQEASPRIPFRAASTPPASAPHLYTTPASYNPSTRASQDGYPESPVGLRPQATFQKPYIFTLGQLPTRRRRFRILGSPKRLFLIVFLAVLALLGRFWHASDKSKIARLKDFDGLCRFVSPIDAYHRDLTRLRTVFRGSSFSRNSSIYHGRSKTFKHYHSYSPTGHLIVSHDPEAPHPIPLLLDLGEKRWEELLSRQSRTLEEAVREYIRRYGRQPPKGFDKWWDFAMQHNLVLPDEYDRINLDLAPFLALPKSEMMRRMEMVDNMAETFTLVVRNGSVDIEIKDEGGLQWGGTLPRARDTASLLRGFSDYLPDMRATFSIFDQPQIYLSWARRGSLVDLGLRGEKTSHLEETDSAKVKLSRSCAPDSNYRKNENFSEGKSLIYDSLEAGDLCQMTFTDPYLIPLHGLTIEPHEPYSHPRPHTQLLPLFSLAKTSINSDILVTPLDQFHDPPGNDPEWENKPSSKLAWRGSPTGISWMTSDLDWRSAHRFRLHNYANNRSLEPMNYLVPNLGQRKEDDYDELDVYSAMGGDEDLDGWREGNTEVKEHRATETEGPLRYKEEKTLTAQAMEFFYDIKLAGEPIQCSQDDGTCQSMWDEIEWAPRQSGDDLNLNKFLLDIDGNGWSGRFRKLMSTNSLVIKMTMFTEWFQPHLIPWFMYIPAKLDFSDLPDIMAFFRGTPTHPELAFDETAQALARNGKCFVQRMFRMEDLQAYMMRLFLEYARIAAKEGVDMDFHLNNDNWTQINSFERFSSPEDTLVDGGYSSHLTKMPLPDAKEEAPRHKAAVIMEEAKKDMDGMDGVKLEVWISGDDVAVDTTAGERK; the protein is encoded by the exons ATGGAGGTTCAGGAAGCGTCTCCGCGAATTCCATTTCGTGCTGCTTCGACTCCACCCGCCTCTGCACCCCATCTTTACACCACTCCGGCTTCTTACAATCCTTCGACCCGCGCTTCTCAAGATGGCTATCCGGAATCGCCAGTGGGCCTGCGGCCACAAGCCACATTCCAGAAGCCCTACATCTTCACTTTAGGACAGCTTCCCACCAGACGGAGGCGGTTCAGAATATTGGGATCGCCCAAGAGATTGTTTTTGATTGTCTTTCTAGCCGTTCTGGCCCTGTTAG GCAGATTCTGGCATGCAAGCGACAAGAGTAAAATCGCTCGACTGAAGGACTTCGATGGTCTTTGCCGGTTCGTCTCGCCAATAGATGCGTACCATCGGGACTTAACTCGTCTCCGGACTGTCTTCCGAGGCTCAAGCTTTTCCAGAAACTCCTCTATTTACCATGGCCGCTCAAAAACTTTCAAACACTACCATAGTTATTCTCCGACTGGACACCTCATTGTATCCCATGACCCTGAAGCGCCACATCCCATACCTCTGCTACTAGATTTGGGAGAGAAACGGTGGGAAGAGCTGCTTTCACGTCAGTCAAGGACTTTGGAGGAGGCCGTACGGGAATACATAAGGAGGTATGGGCGACAGCCACCCAAGGGTTTTGACAAATGGTGGGATTTTGCAATGCAGCACAATCTGGTGCTGCCGGATGAATACGACAGAATCAATCTTGATTTAGCCCCTTTTTTGGCATTGCCAAAGAGTGAAATGAtgagaagaatggagatggtggataATATGGCGGAAACATTTACTTTAGTGGTGCGAAACGGCTCTGTAGACATCGAG ATTAAAGATGAAGGGGGACTTCAATGGGGAGGGACACTGCCTCGCGCCAGAGACACAGCTTCACTACTTCGAGGATTTTCAGATTATCTCCCTGATATGCGTGCCacattctccattttcGATCAACCTCAAATTTATCTTTCTTGGGCTCGCAGAGGATCTCTGGTAGACCTCGGGTTACGAGGAGAGAAAACATCACATTTAGAAGAGACAGATAGCGCCAAAGTGAAATTATCTAGGAGTTGTGCTCCAGACTCGAATTACAGGAAAAATGAAAATTTCTCGGAGGGCAAGTCTCTTATTTATGATAGCTTAGAAGCTGGTGATCTCTGCCAAA TGACGTTTACAGACCCTTATCTTATCCCTCTTCACGGATTAACGATTGAACCACATGAGCCATACTCCCATCCACGACCTCACACTCAATTATTACCACTGTTCAGTCTGGCAAAAACATCAATTAA TTCTGACATCCTTGTGACCCCTCTTGACCAGTTCCACGACCCACCTGGCAACGATCCAGAATGGGAAAATAAACCCAGCTCCAAACTCGCTTGG CGTGGTAGTCCTACTGGCATATCTTGGATGACTTCTGATCTCGATTGGAGATCTGCACACCGTTTTCGCCTTCACAATTACGCAAACAACCGTTCTTTAGAGCCCATGAATTATCTTGTACCTAATTTGGGacaaagaaaagaggacgACTATGATGAACTTGACGTATATAGTGCTATGGGCGGTGATGAGGACTTGGATGGGTGGCGTGAAGGAAACACAGAAGTCAAGGAGCACAGGGCGACGGAGACGGAAGGCCCACTACGATataaagaggaaaagactTTAACAGCCCAGGCTATGGAGTTCTTTTACGATATCAAGCTGGCTGGTGAGCCCATACAATGTTCCCAAGATGACGGTACTTGTCAGAGTATGTG GGATGAGATTGAATGGGCACCCAGACAAAGCGGAGACGATTTGAATTTGAACAAGTTTCTCTTAGACATTGATGGCAATGGTTGGAG CGGGCGGTTCAGAAAGCTGATGAGCACGAACTCACTGGTTATCAAGATGACCATGTTTACTGAATGGTTTCAACCGCATTTAATACC ATGGTTCATGTACATACCCGCTAAACTTGACTTTTCGGATCTTCCCGACATCATGGCGTT TTTCCGTGGTACACCTACTCATCCGGAGCTCGCTTTTGACGAGACGGCCCAAGCTCTTGCGAGAAATGGA AAATGCTTTGTCCAGAGAATGTTCAGAATGGAAGATCTCCAGGCCTATATGATGAGACTTTTCTTGGAATATGCC AGGATTGCGGCAAAAGAAGGGGTGGACATGGACTTCCACCTGAACAACGATAACTGGACACAAATAAACTCGTTCGAACGGTTTAGCTCTCCAGAGGATACACTCGTGGACGGCGGTTACTCTTCACATTTGACGAAGATGCCTTTGCCCGATGCGAAGGAGGAAGCGCCGCGACACAAGGCGGCTGTAATAATGGAagaggccaagaaggacaTGGATGGGATGGACGGGGTAAAGCTTGAGGTATGGATAAGCGGCGACGATGTAGCAGTAGATACCACTGCTGGCGAACGGAAGTAG
- a CDS encoding hypothetical protein (HMMPfam hit to GRIP, GRIP domain, score: 49.5, E(): 9e-12) — MFAVSLQDRLKAAVNSLEATGSTLQARALNANQHPQDTRDSSPQDATSANPRPASPSPPFPHSNNSKQDVRSKSVPVPLNQAAYTGATTSQLAENALSGLRKSFQFGRSSLDLSDPVGISFSLPATPSGQGVKDIDLPSPSASVPAEPSTFAGKSPAVSFLQITDAANGPTEIHARSTTMRTLIPGDPMSIPLPPSPTLSSILPSPEADPLGASTSYDSVDEGTIPGHKELKPVEKPDQDEKDLNQPDEEMASTDVKKLADLERRYDDLSNRFTTLLIQAHQANKIFKELTPLESCISDVEALEGWIRMMVGKVEMMGTEMKRLQDNLTLQDSRIEELRDTHRLESASQNELVSKLRSDLSESQSKLSTYSSTAATVTQLRADLAKAQTQAKEEEEKRIKAISLLKTVRLKLVKVEKEKEELEKDRASERAERSRLNEEMEKAKIEKEKEVSSLKKGFERELGGAKERYEKELKDKKASWELEMITTKAAHAKELSQKSVKISGLEAIIKELNTNKQTIHALLQSKQAEAESARADMEEMQTKSKELEFQLREANERCSLLEDSLRDDGMGRGGPVGMTVLETRRDSLSSSRNNSLSGTSPMEIQRLLAESESRAESKLSELRARIRSLECERNELEEEWAGKMQERVRELEKMRRVLLDKEKEHARSLEGLRERESTIQEVEQKTRDLEAEISRMKLRMEEVEGDKAVASESERAAREELSSLQHELVDLRSQLDDSKSHISFLKSTNKTLRDEMRKIQSSVQLMEKQRNPGVGYWAAAAGQRSSMVGSPMSSVNVDSPALGRKSVESIRTTAGTEIGSDLGESKRTPEEDLNLEYLRNVILQFLEHKEMRPNLVRVMSVILRFTPQELRRLNAKLLS; from the exons ATGTTCGCCGTGTCTCTCCAAGACCGCCTCAAGGCGGCGGTAAACTCTTTAGAAGCAACAGGCTCCACTTTACAAGCACGCGCCTTGAACGCAAATCAACATCCGCAAGACACGAGAGACTCGAGTCCCCAGGACGCAACCAGTGCGAATCCCCGTCCTGcttccccatctcctccctttCCACACTCAAATAACAGCAAACAGGATGTTAGGTCAAAATCTGTCCCCGTGCCTCTGAATCAAGCGGCCTATACCGGCGCAACTACAAGTCAGCTCGCTGAGAATGCTCTCTCAGGTCTTAGAAAGTCCTTCCAGTTTGGGCGAAGCTCTCTGGACCTTTCTGATCCAGTGGGAATCTCATTTTCACTTCCCGCTACCCCGAGTGGTCAAGGAGTCAAGGACATTGATTTACCTTCACCTTCAGCTTCAGTGCCTGCTGAGCCCTCAACGTTCGCGGGAAAGTCACCAGCTGTCAGTTTTCTTCAAATCACGGATGCCGCTAATGGGCCTACGGAAATTCACGCGCGATCCACCACGATGAGGACACTGATTCCAGGTGATCCCATGTCAATACCATTACCCCCATCACCCACATTATCGTCGATCTTACCTTCTCCAGAGGCGGATCCTTTAGGAGCTTCCACGTCATATGATAGTGTCGATGAGGGAACGATCCCCGGCCACAAAGAGCTAAAACCTGTAGAGAAGCCAGATcaagatgaaaaggatcTCAATCAGcctgatgaagaaatggcTTCTACGGATGTGAAGAAGTTGGCTGACCTCGAAAGGCGGTACGATGATCTGTCCAACAGATTCACAACTCTTCTTATTCAGGCACAccaagcaaacaagatTTTCAAAGAGCTTACTCCACTGGAAAGCTGCATCAGTGATGTCGAGGCCTTAGAGGGATGGATAAGGATGATGGTAGGAAAAGTTGAGATGATGGGAACGGAAATGAAGAGACTCCAAGACAATCTCACTT TACAAGACTCTAGGATTGAAGAGCTCCGTGATACGCATCGACTTGAATCCGCCTCTCAAAATGAACTAGTTTCCAAACTCCGATCTGACCTTTCTGAATCTCAGTCTAAACTTTCCACATATTCCTCTACTGCGGCCACCGTGACTCAGCTGCGTGCCGACCTTGCCAAAGCTCAGACTCaagccaaagaagaggaagaaaagcgaATCAAAGCTATCTCTCTACTCAAAACTGTCCGCCTGAAACTTGTAAAGgttgaaaaggaaaaggaggagctCGAAAAAGATAGGGCGAGCGAGAGAGCTGAGAGGAGTCGATTGAatgaggaaatggaaaaggcgaaaattgagaaagagaaggaagtcTCATCCCTGAAGAAAGGGTTTGAAAGAGAGCTGGGGGGGGCCAAAGAAAGGTATGAGAAAGAATTAAAAGACAAAAAGGCGAGTTGGGAGCTCGAGATGATCACAACAAAA GCTGCTCACGCCAAAGAGCTTTCCCAAAAATCGGTCAAAATTTCAGGACTTGAAGCCATCATCAAAGAGCTCAATACCAACAAACAGACTATTCATGCCCTTCTACAAAGCAAGCAAGCCGAGGCCGAATCGGCCAGAGCAGATATGGAAGAGATGCAGACTAAGAGCAAAGAACTAGAGTTCCAATTGCGGGAGGCGAACGAGCGCTGCTCTTTACTGGAGGACAGTTTGAGAGATGATGGtatgggaagagggggaCCAGTGGGGATGACCGTACTAGAAACTAGGAGGGATTCACTCTCCTCAAGTAGGAATAACAGCTTGTCAGGTACAAGTCCAATGGAGATCCAACGACTCCTTGCTGAATCTGAATCTCGCGCTGAGTCTAAGCTTTCAGAACTTCGCGCTCGTATTCGCTCGCTCGAATGTGAGAGAAACGAactcgaagaagaatgggcAGGTAAGATGCAAGAAAGGGTGAGGGAACTGGAGAAAATGAGGAGAGTCCTTCTagataaagaaaaagagcaTGCCAGGAGTTTAGAAGGCttgagagaaagagaatcGACGATCCAGGAAGTAGAACAGAAGACAAGAGACCTGGAAGCTGAGATTTCGAGGATGAAGCTCaggatggaggaggttgaggggGACAAGGCTGTCGCCTCCGAGTCCGAA CGGGCTGCTCGCGAGGaactttcttctcttcagcACGAACTTGTCGACCTTCGTTCGCAGTTGGATGATTCCAAATCTCATATCAGTTTCCTTAAGTCTACCAACAAGACACTTCGCGATGAGATGCGAAAGATACAGTCATCCGTTCAGCTGATGGAAAAGCAACGAAATCCTGGAGTGGGTTATTGGGCTGCTGCCGCAGGTCAGAGATCAAGCATGGTCGGCTCTCCGATGTCTAGTGTGAACGTCGATTCGCCCGCACtgggaagaaagagcgTAGAAAGCATTAGAACAACGGCTGGAACGGAAATAGGCAGCGACCTGGGAGAGAGCAAGAGAACTCCCGAGGAAGACCTGAATTTGGAG TACCTGCGGAATGTCATTCTACAATTTCTCGAGCACAAGGAGATGCGACCGAACCTCGTAAGGGTGATGTCCGTCATCCTTAGGTTTACTCCCCAGGAGTTGCGAAGACTGAATGCGAAACTGCTCAGTTAG